In Gossypium raimondii isolate GPD5lz chromosome 12, ASM2569854v1, whole genome shotgun sequence, a single window of DNA contains:
- the LOC105762850 gene encoding LOW QUALITY PROTEIN: probable LRR receptor-like serine/threonine-protein kinase At2g16250 (The sequence of the model RefSeq protein was modified relative to this genomic sequence to represent the inferred CDS: inserted 1 base in 1 codon) → MVDQRSIRVALLYLLLLLLFESTFEQQVQQQRLSSGVEFTALFELRSSLGLRSRDWPRKVDPCSSWNGIRCENGSVIGINISGFRRTRVGKQNPQFAVNSLVNFTHLVSFNASRFMLPGSIPDWFGQRLSSLQVLDLRSCNVTGVLPSSMGNLTNLTSLYLSDNRLTGQIPSTLGQLLSLLVLDLSKNSLTGSIPSSFGSLRNLTSLDISSNSLRGSIPPGLGALSKLQTLNLSVNGLTSSIPSQLGDLDSLVDLDLSSNGLSGSVPQDLRRLRNLQRIILGNNGLSGSLPVNLFPAPSQLHVVVLRNNRFIGNLPQVLWSIPGLNLLDISDNNFTGELPTALDNNAIAAVLDMSRNKFYGGLTTVLRRFSSTNLSGNYFEGRVPDYMLDNASLTSNCLQNVSNQRTLIECVSFYAEKGLSFDNFGRPNATVPAAAESGSNNRRVIILAAVLGGAGLIVLLLLLLLLVLLCVRRRNTANHRGIGVEPVPTGGTPPSPGLAINFSSLGDLFTYQQLLQATGDFSDANLIKHGHSGDLFRGVLEDGLPVVIKRIDLHSIKKEAYLLELDFFSKVSYTRVVTLLGHCLEKEDEKLLVYKYMPNGDLSSSLYRKNNLEDDSLQSLDWITRLKIAIGVAEGLSYLHHECTPPLVHRDIQASSILLDDKFEVRLGSLSEVCAQESDGHQNRISRLLRLPQSSEQGSSGSSTALCSYDVYCFGKVLLGLVTGKLDMSASSDTQMKEWLEQTLPCISIYDKELVTKILDPSLLVDEDLLEEVWAMAIVARSCLNPKASRRPPMRYILKALENPLRVVREDNSSSARLRATSSRGSWNAALFGSWRQSSSDVTIIPAASTTKAEGGSSFKQPVIPEGSAIRAEGGSSFKHSGTTGSRGSAQKDGGDNSSSWRRHSKEIFPEPXIERLDEN, encoded by the exons ATGGTGGATCAGCGTAGCATAAGAGTGGCTTTGTTATATCTCTTGTTGTTGCTGTTATTTGAGTCTACATTTGAGCAACAAGTGCAGCAGCAGCGGCTGAGTTCAGGCGTCGAGTTTACAGCTTTGTTTGAACTCAGATCCTCTTTGGGGCTCAGAAGCAGAGATTGGCCTAGAAAAGTTGATCCTTGTTCGAGTTGGAACGGTATAAGATGCGAAAATGGTAGTGTTATTGGGATTAACATTTCTGGGTTTAGAAGAACAAGGGTGGGTAAACAAAACCCACAGTTTGCTGTCAATTCTCTTGTAAATTTCACACATTTGGTGTCTTTTAATGCCTCAAGGTTCATGCTCCCTGGTTCTATCCCTGATTGGTTTGGTCAAAGGCTGTCCTCACTGCAAGTGTTGGATCTCAGGTCTTGTAATGTCACTGGTGTTTTACCTTCGAGTATGGGCAATTTGACAAACTTAACTAGTTTATATTTGTCGGATAATAGGCTCACTGGCCAAATTCCATCCACTCTGGGTCAATTGTTAAGCCTTTTAGTTCTTGATCTTTCCAAGAATTCGCTTACTGGATCTATTCCATCATCATTTGGTTCACTAAGGAATTTAACAAGTCTTGACATTTCTTCCAACAGTTTAAGGGGGTCAATTCCCCCTGGCCTTGGGGCCCTTTCCAAGCTTCAAACTCTGAATCTCTCAGTCAATGGTCTAACGTCTTCGATACCTTCACAGCTTGGCGACCTTGATAGCTTGGTGGACCTTGATCTCAGCAGCAATGGTTTGTCAGGGTCGGTTCCACAAGATCTTAGAAGGCTAAGGAATTTGCAGAGAATAATTTTGGGGAACAATGGTCTTAGTGGGTCCCTTCCGGTCAATTTGTTCCCTGCACCAAGTCAGTTGCATGTTGTTGTTCTGAGAAACAATAGGTTCATTGGTAACCTTCCTCAAGTATTATGGTCAATTCCTGGGTTGAACCTGCTTGATATCTCTGACAATAATTTCACTGGGGAGCTGCCTACTGCTTTGGATAATAATGCCATTGCTGCGGTTCTTGACATGTCTCGGAACAAGTTTTATGGAGGTCTAACAACTGTTCTCAGAAGGTTCAGTTCTACTAATTTGTCTGGAAACTATTTTGAAGGCAGGGTTCCAGATTACATGCTTGACAATGCCTCTCTTACTAGTAACTGTCTCCAAAATGTGTCAAACCAGAGGACTTTAATTGAGTGTGTATCATTTTATGCTGAGAAGGGCCTGAGCTTTGATAATTTTGGGCGCCCAAATGCCACAGTACCTGCTGCAGCTGAAAGTGGGAGCAACAACAGAAGGGTAATTATATTGGCTGCTGTATTGGGTGGAGCTGGGCTTATTGTGCTATTATTGTTGTTGCTTTTACTGGTTCTATTATGTGTTCGTAGACGGAACACAGCGAATCATAGAGGGATTGGTGTGGAACCAGTTCCAACTGGAGGAACACCTCCTTCACCAGGATTAGCCATTAACTTCTCGAGTCTAGGTGATCTGTTTACGTATCAACAACTTCTTCAAGCCACTGGTGATTTTAGTGATGCAAACCTCATCAAGCATGGTCATTCTGGTGATCTCTTCCGGGGTGTTTTAGAAGACGGGCTTCCTGTTGTCATCAAAAGGATCGATTTGCATTCGATTAAAAAGGAAGCATACCTTTTGGAATTGGATTTCTTTAGTAAGGTTTCGTACACAAGAGTAGTTACTTTATTGGGGCACTGCTTAGAGAAAGAAGATGAAAAGTTGTTGGTTTATAAATATATGCCGAATGGAGACTTGTCAAGTTCCTTGTACAGGAAAAACAATTTGGAAGATGATAGTTTACAGTCATTAGATTGGATAACTAGATTGAAAATAGCGATAGGAGTTGCTGAAGGTCTATCTTATCTGCATCATGAATGTACACCGCCCCTCGTCCACAG AGATATTCAAGCTAGCAGTATACTTCTTGATGATAAATTTGAAGTGCGACTAGGGAGCCTGAGTGAGGTCTGCGCTCAAGAAAGTGATGGTCATCAAAATAGAATTTCAAGGTTACTGCGGTTGCCACA GTCATCAGAACAAGGTTCTTCTG GTTCATCTACAGCGTTATGTTCCTATGATGTTTACTGCTTTGGGAAGGTTTTACTCGGGTTGGTAACCGGTAAGCTGGACATGAGTGCTTCAAGTGATACCCAGATGAAGGAATGGTTAGAACAGACACTGCCATGTATCAGTATATATGATAAGGAACTTGTGACAAAAATTTTGGATCCGTCTCTTCTTGTGGATGAGGATCTTTTGGAGGAAGTTTGGGCCATGGCTATTGTAGCCAGGTCCTGTCTCAATCCTAAAGCTTCTAGGCGGCCCCCAATGAGATATATTCTAAAAGCATTGGAAAATCCTTTGAGGGTGGTAAGGGAAGATAATTCAAGCTCAGCAAGGCTTAGAGCAACATCTTCAAGAGGATCTTGGAATGCTGCTCTTTTTGGGAGCTGGCGTCAAAGCTCGTCTGATGTCACCATTATTCCGGCAGCCTCAACAACTAAAGCTGAAGGTGGAAGTAGTTTCAAACAACCTGTCATTCCAGAAGGCTCCGCTATTAGAGCTGAAGGTGGAAGTAGTTTCAAACATTCAGGAACAACGGGTTCACGGGGCAGTGCTCAAAAAGATGGAGGTGACAATTCATCCTCCTGGAGACGACATTCTAAGGAGATATTCCCGGAAC TTATAGAAAGACTGGATGAGAACTAG